A genomic segment from Propioniciclava sp. MC1595 encodes:
- a CDS encoding NADH-quinone oxidoreductase subunit D, which yields MLPTTHAYRIGGITDPEFAGDTLDLGPAHPASAGMLDLAISASEGRITSVDPSPGALHRGAEPILTARDYRQALSLANRHDWQAPFFGEWALARLVEDALGVEVPVRARWVRAVLAEHTRVASHLAHLSFVGHRLRDATLDTTGVREDLRERTAELTGNRLHPMAVRLGGVACDVTPAWADAERATLARASELAARLGAALGGGLGAGVAPVTRAQVDAHGLAGPVARASGVATDLRRHPDRPGGHEAPWADLADLLDLDTPTTGDAHARFSQLAAEVTASAAMVDRLLDGLPDGPLRAHLPKVVKLPEGDWLAAVEAPLGRAGMVVTSRGEKTPWRLRLRTPSFANVSAWPAVLPGTAVADLDIALASLPWVAGDLDK from the coding sequence GTGTTGCCCACCACACATGCGTACCGCATCGGCGGAATCACCGACCCGGAATTCGCGGGTGACACCCTCGACCTCGGACCCGCCCATCCCGCATCGGCGGGAATGCTCGACCTCGCCATTTCCGCTTCGGAAGGCCGAATCACTTCCGTCGACCCGTCGCCGGGCGCCCTCCACCGCGGCGCGGAACCGATCCTGACCGCCCGCGACTACCGCCAGGCGCTCAGCCTGGCCAACCGCCACGACTGGCAGGCGCCGTTCTTCGGCGAGTGGGCCCTGGCCAGGCTCGTCGAGGACGCCCTCGGCGTCGAGGTGCCCGTGCGGGCGCGCTGGGTGCGCGCCGTCCTGGCCGAGCACACCCGCGTGGCGTCGCACCTGGCCCACCTGTCGTTCGTCGGCCACCGCCTGCGCGACGCCACTCTCGACACCACCGGGGTCCGCGAGGACCTGCGCGAGCGCACGGCCGAGCTGACCGGCAACCGCCTGCACCCGATGGCGGTCCGGCTGGGCGGGGTCGCCTGCGACGTCACCCCCGCCTGGGCCGACGCCGAGCGGGCGACGCTCGCCCGGGCGTCCGAGCTCGCGGCGCGGCTGGGCGCCGCCTTGGGCGGTGGGCTGGGCGCCGGGGTGGCGCCGGTGACCCGCGCCCAGGTGGACGCCCACGGCCTGGCCGGTCCGGTGGCCCGGGCGTCCGGCGTGGCCACCGACCTGCGCCGTCACCCCGACCGCCCCGGCGGGCACGAGGCGCCGTGGGCCGACCTGGCCGACCTGCTGGACCTCGACACGCCCACCACGGGCGACGCGCACGCCCGTTTCAGCCAGCTCGCGGCGGAGGTGACGGCCTCCGCGGCCATGGTGGACCGCCTGCTCGACGGGCTGCCGGACGGTCCTCTCCGGGCGCACCTGCCGAAGGTGGTCAAGCTGCCCGAGGGCGACTGGCTCGCCGCGGTCGAGGCACCCCTCGGGCGCGCCGGGATGGTCGTGACGTCACGGGGCGAGAAGACCCCGTGGCGGCTGCGGCTGCGGACCCCCTCGTTCGCCAACGTCTCGGCGTGGCCGGCGGTGCTGCCGGGAACTGCGGTCGCGGACCTGGACATCGCGCTGGCGTCCCTGCCGTGGGTGGCCGGCGACCTCGACAAGTAG
- the folE gene encoding GTP cyclohydrolase I FolE: MAVDQPRIASAVREILIAIGEDPDRDGLLGTPERVARAYAEMFAGLEQDPAEHLGVTFDIEHEEMVLVKDIELWSTCEHHLLPFHGVAHVAYIPSRDGKITGLSKLARLVDVYARRPQVQERLTGQVADALVQHLNPQGVMVVVEAEHQCMTMRGVRKPGSKTVTSAVRGALRHAATRAEAMSLIIG, translated from the coding sequence ATGGCCGTCGACCAGCCGCGCATCGCGTCGGCCGTCCGCGAGATCCTGATCGCCATCGGCGAGGACCCCGACCGCGACGGGCTGCTCGGCACGCCCGAGCGCGTCGCCCGGGCCTACGCCGAGATGTTCGCCGGCCTGGAGCAGGACCCGGCCGAGCACCTCGGCGTCACGTTCGACATCGAGCACGAGGAGATGGTCCTCGTGAAGGACATCGAGCTGTGGTCGACGTGCGAGCACCACCTGCTGCCGTTCCACGGGGTCGCGCACGTCGCCTACATCCCCAGCCGCGACGGCAAGATCACCGGCCTGTCGAAGCTGGCCCGCCTGGTCGACGTCTATGCGCGCCGACCCCAGGTGCAGGAGCGGCTCACCGGGCAGGTCGCCGACGCCCTCGTCCAGCACCTCAACCCGCAGGGCGTCATGGTCGTCGTCGAGGCCGAGCACCAGTGCATGACCATGCGCGGCGTCCGCAAGCCGGGCAGCAAGACCGTCACCTCGGCCGTCCGCGGGGCCCTGCGCCACGCCGCGACCCGCGCCGAGGCGATGAGCCTCATCATCGGCTGA
- the folP gene encoding dihydropteroate synthase, producing MARTLVMGILNVTPDSFSDGGRWVDTDAAVAHGLAMVADGAAIVDVGGESTRPDSDRVGAEEELARVLPVVAALADAGVTVSVDTTRASVAAATLDAGATWINDVSGGLADPRMLGAVAARGASYITMHWRGHAREMGANAVYDDVVAEVRAELAACRDAALAAGIDPGRLVLDPGIGFAKTAEHNWALLQGWDALDALGFPLLLAVSRKRFLGSLLGGPDAPRPPVGRDVATAQLSGHFAARGVWGVRVHDVRSSADAIAVAERMGA from the coding sequence ATGGCGCGCACCCTGGTGATGGGCATCCTCAACGTGACGCCCGACTCGTTCTCCGACGGGGGTCGCTGGGTCGACACCGACGCCGCCGTCGCGCACGGGCTGGCGATGGTGGCCGACGGCGCCGCGATCGTCGACGTGGGCGGCGAGTCCACCCGCCCCGACTCCGACCGGGTGGGGGCCGAGGAGGAGCTCGCCCGCGTGCTCCCGGTCGTCGCGGCCCTTGCCGACGCGGGCGTCACCGTCAGCGTCGACACCACGCGCGCCTCGGTGGCGGCCGCCACGCTGGATGCCGGCGCGACGTGGATCAACGACGTCTCCGGCGGCCTGGCGGACCCTCGGATGTTGGGCGCCGTGGCCGCGCGCGGGGCGTCCTACATCACGATGCACTGGCGGGGCCACGCCCGCGAGATGGGCGCCAACGCGGTCTACGACGACGTCGTCGCCGAGGTGCGCGCCGAGCTGGCCGCCTGCCGCGACGCCGCGCTGGCCGCCGGCATCGACCCCGGCCGGCTCGTGCTGGACCCGGGCATCGGCTTCGCCAAGACCGCCGAGCACAACTGGGCGCTCCTGCAGGGGTGGGACGCCCTCGACGCGCTCGGCTTCCCGCTGCTGCTGGCCGTGAGCCGCAAGCGGTTCCTGGGTTCGCTGCTGGGCGGGCCCGACGCTCCCCGGCCGCCGGTGGGGCGCGACGTCGCCACCGCCCAGCTCAGCGGCCACTTCGCCGCCCGGGGCGTGTGGGGCGTGCGCGTGCACGACGTGCGCTCCAGCGCGGACGCCATCGCCGTCGCCGAGAGGATGGGTGCATGA
- a CDS encoding Lsr2 family protein encodes MAQRVRIELTDDLLNDGTTADETVTFSLDGVSYEVDLSTANAAKLREDFAAWVGVARRVSGQRRQAGRPAAKRGTRSGAGSANEIRAWARENGFEVSDRGRVRDEVRAAYEAAH; translated from the coding sequence ATGGCACAGCGAGTCCGCATCGAACTCACCGACGACCTGCTCAACGACGGCACCACGGCCGACGAGACGGTCACCTTCTCCCTGGACGGCGTCTCCTACGAGGTCGACCTGAGCACGGCCAACGCGGCGAAGCTCCGCGAGGACTTCGCGGCCTGGGTCGGCGTGGCCCGCCGGGTGTCCGGGCAGCGCCGGCAGGCGGGCCGTCCCGCCGCCAAGCGCGGTACGCGCAGCGGCGCCGGCTCGGCGAACGAGATCCGCGCCTGGGCGCGCGAGAACGGGTTCGAGGTGTCCGACCGCGGCCGAGTCCGCGACGAGGTCCGCGCGGCCTACGAGGCCGCCCACTGA
- the folK gene encoding 2-amino-4-hydroxy-6-hydroxymethyldihydropteridine diphosphokinase: protein MNYPAIDLDLDTLSGMKPLRRVVFSLGGNEGDVLETLQKAVDAIASTPDVIVTDVSSVYRTTPVGRTDQADFLNIVVLAETMMSSGILLERVQAIENYLGREREERWGPRTIDIDLIQLGDRHREDEHLTLPHPRAHERAFVLVPWLEADPAAELSGAGPVADLLSEVDTSGVERVEGAAIHLS from the coding sequence GTGAACTATCCCGCCATCGACCTCGACCTCGACACCCTCAGCGGCATGAAGCCGCTGCGCCGCGTGGTCTTCTCACTCGGCGGCAACGAGGGGGACGTCCTCGAGACGCTGCAGAAGGCCGTGGACGCCATCGCCTCCACCCCTGACGTCATCGTCACCGACGTGTCGTCGGTGTACCGGACGACGCCGGTGGGCAGGACCGACCAGGCCGACTTCCTCAACATCGTCGTGCTCGCCGAGACCATGATGTCCTCGGGCATCCTGCTCGAGCGCGTGCAGGCCATCGAGAACTACCTCGGCCGCGAGCGCGAGGAGCGCTGGGGCCCGCGCACGATCGACATCGACCTCATCCAGCTGGGCGACCGCCACCGCGAGGACGAGCACCTCACCCTGCCGCACCCGCGGGCCCACGAGCGCGCCTTCGTCCTCGTCCCGTGGCTGGAGGCCGACCCCGCGGCCGAGCTCTCCGGCGCCGGCCCCGTGGCCGACCTGCTGAGCGAGGTCGACACGAGTGGTGTCGAGCGCGTCGAGGGCGCGGCGATCCACCTGTCGTGA
- a CDS encoding DUF3180 family protein — MTPSGPTITPTRPLHVLGAGLAALVVVRLGLAWWQGQGGSLPIPGYPAWVSVALIGVGIAWLARVTRRTLARDRTALDNEQAVTRLLLGKTSQVGGALLLGAYAALAWAAAGALPAPLAVERVVHAGIAVVASVAWVLAGRALESACRLPDDDGDSPDTPHGDAGASGASG, encoded by the coding sequence GTGACCCCGTCCGGCCCCACCATCACGCCGACCCGACCGTTGCACGTGCTCGGGGCCGGGCTGGCCGCCCTCGTCGTGGTGCGGCTGGGCCTGGCCTGGTGGCAGGGGCAGGGCGGTTCCCTGCCCATCCCGGGCTACCCGGCCTGGGTGTCGGTCGCGTTGATCGGCGTGGGGATCGCGTGGCTGGCCCGGGTGACCCGGCGCACGCTCGCCCGGGACCGCACCGCCCTGGACAACGAGCAGGCGGTCACCCGGCTGCTGCTGGGGAAGACGTCCCAGGTCGGCGGCGCGCTGCTGCTGGGGGCCTACGCCGCGCTCGCCTGGGCGGCCGCGGGCGCCCTCCCGGCCCCGTTGGCCGTCGAGCGCGTGGTGCACGCCGGGATCGCCGTCGTCGCCTCCGTCGCGTGGGTCCTGGCCGGCCGCGCCCTCGAGTCCGCCTGCCGGCTCCCCGACGACGACGGCGATTCGCCGGACACCCCGCATGGCGACGCCGGGGCGTCCGGGGCCAGCGGCTAG
- a CDS encoding ATP-dependent Clp protease ATP-binding subunit codes for MFDRFTDRARRVIVLAQDEARMLNHNYIGTEHLLLGLIHEGEGVAAKALESLGISLEAVRAQVEEIIGQGQQAPTGHIPFTPRAKKVLELSMREALQLNHPYIGTEHILLGLIREGEGVAAQVLIKLGADLNRVRNQVLQLLSGFQGSEKPSTAGAPEAPQQQGNQTILDQFGRNLTQAARENKLDPVIGREKEIERVMTVLSRRTKNNPVLIGEPGVGKSACVEGLAQQIVRGDVPETLRDKQIYTLDLGALVAGSRYRGDFEERLKKVLKEIRTRGDVVLFIDEIHTLVGAGAAEGAIDAASILKPMLARGELQTIGATTLDEYRKHIEKDAALERRFQPIQVAEPSIALTIEILKGLRDRYEAHHRIIITDGALTAAAQMADRYIQDRFLPDKAIDLIDEAGARLRIKRMTAPPDLREIDERIAVTRGEKEAAIDGQDFERAARLRDDEKKLIAARNQMEDRWKNGDQGAPGEVGEEEIAEVLSSATGIPVFKLTEEESSRLLQMEQEIGKRYIGQEDAVKALSRSIRRTRAGLKDPKRPSGSFIFAGPSGVGKTELTKALTEFLFGDENALITLDMSEYSEKHTASRMFGSPPGYVGYEEGGQLTEKVRRKPFSVVLFDEIEKAHPDIFNSLLQILDEGRLTDAQGRVVDFKNTVIVMTTNLGTRDISKSVNIGFSRSDDPVGGYDKMKAKVTDELKQHFRPEFLNRVDEIIVFHQLTQTDIERIVDLMVADVESRLADRDMGIVLTDAAKTSIAKRGFDPVLGARPLRRAIQRDIEDILAEKILFGELSSGQIVVVDVAPEGAELPFTFTGQPRAELPDHAPAGLEG; via the coding sequence ATGTTCGATCGGTTCACCGACCGCGCGCGGCGCGTGATCGTCCTGGCCCAGGACGAGGCGCGCATGCTCAACCACAACTACATCGGCACCGAGCACCTGCTGCTCGGGCTGATCCACGAGGGCGAGGGCGTGGCCGCGAAGGCGCTGGAGTCCCTCGGCATCTCGCTCGAGGCCGTGCGCGCCCAGGTGGAGGAGATCATCGGTCAGGGCCAGCAGGCGCCGACCGGCCACATCCCGTTCACCCCGCGGGCCAAGAAGGTCCTCGAGCTGTCCATGCGCGAGGCGCTGCAGCTCAACCACCCCTACATCGGCACCGAGCACATCCTGCTCGGCCTGATCCGCGAGGGGGAGGGCGTCGCGGCCCAGGTGCTCATCAAGCTGGGCGCCGACCTCAACCGCGTGCGCAACCAGGTGCTGCAGCTGCTGTCCGGGTTCCAGGGCAGCGAGAAGCCGTCCACCGCCGGTGCCCCCGAGGCGCCCCAGCAGCAGGGCAACCAGACGATCCTCGACCAGTTCGGCCGCAACCTCACCCAGGCTGCGCGCGAGAACAAGCTCGACCCGGTCATCGGGCGCGAGAAGGAGATCGAGCGCGTCATGACCGTGCTCAGCCGCCGCACCAAGAACAACCCGGTGCTGATCGGCGAGCCGGGCGTCGGCAAGTCCGCCTGCGTGGAGGGCCTGGCCCAGCAGATCGTGCGCGGAGACGTGCCCGAGACGCTGCGCGACAAGCAGATCTACACCCTCGACCTCGGCGCGCTGGTCGCCGGTTCCCGCTACCGCGGTGACTTCGAGGAGCGGCTGAAGAAGGTGCTGAAGGAGATCCGCACCCGCGGTGACGTCGTGCTGTTCATCGACGAGATCCACACCCTGGTGGGTGCGGGTGCCGCCGAGGGCGCGATCGACGCCGCGTCGATCCTCAAGCCGATGCTCGCCCGCGGCGAGCTGCAGACCATCGGTGCGACGACGCTCGACGAGTACCGCAAGCACATTGAGAAGGACGCGGCGCTCGAGCGTCGCTTCCAGCCGATCCAGGTGGCCGAGCCGTCGATCGCGCTCACCATCGAGATCCTCAAGGGCCTGCGCGACCGCTACGAGGCGCACCACCGCATCATCATCACCGACGGTGCGCTGACCGCGGCCGCCCAGATGGCCGACCGCTACATCCAGGACCGCTTCCTGCCCGACAAGGCGATCGACCTGATCGACGAGGCCGGCGCCCGCCTGCGCATCAAGCGCATGACGGCCCCGCCCGACCTCCGCGAGATCGACGAGCGCATCGCCGTGACCCGGGGCGAGAAGGAGGCCGCGATCGACGGCCAGGACTTCGAGCGCGCCGCGCGCCTGCGCGACGACGAGAAGAAGCTGATCGCCGCGCGCAACCAGATGGAGGATCGCTGGAAGAACGGCGACCAGGGCGCCCCCGGCGAGGTCGGTGAGGAGGAGATCGCGGAGGTGCTCTCCAGCGCCACCGGCATCCCCGTGTTCAAGCTGACCGAGGAGGAGTCGAGCCGCCTGCTGCAGATGGAGCAGGAGATCGGCAAGCGCTACATCGGCCAGGAGGACGCCGTGAAGGCGCTGTCGCGCTCGATCCGCCGTACCCGCGCCGGCCTCAAGGACCCGAAGCGCCCCTCGGGCTCGTTCATCTTCGCCGGCCCCTCGGGTGTCGGAAAGACCGAACTGACCAAGGCGCTGACCGAGTTCCTGTTCGGCGATGAGAATGCGCTGATCACCCTCGACATGTCGGAGTACTCCGAGAAGCACACCGCCTCCCGGATGTTCGGTTCGCCCCCCGGTTACGTGGGTTACGAGGAGGGCGGCCAGCTCACCGAGAAGGTGCGGCGCAAGCCGTTCTCGGTGGTGCTGTTCGACGAGATCGAGAAGGCGCACCCCGACATCTTCAATTCGCTGCTGCAGATCCTGGACGAAGGTCGCCTGACCGACGCCCAGGGCCGCGTGGTCGACTTCAAGAACACCGTCATCGTGATGACGACGAACTTGGGCACCCGCGACATTTCCAAGTCGGTCAACATCGGCTTCAGCCGCAGCGACGACCCGGTGGGCGGCTACGACAAGATGAAGGCGAAGGTGACCGACGAGCTGAAGCAGCACTTCCGCCCCGAGTTCCTGAACCGCGTCGACGAGATCATCGTGTTCCACCAGCTGACGCAGACCGACATCGAGCGGATCGTCGACCTCATGGTCGCCGACGTCGAGTCGCGTCTCGCCGACCGCGACATGGGCATCGTGCTCACCGACGCGGCGAAGACCTCGATCGCCAAGCGGGGCTTCGACCCCGTGCTGGGTGCCCGGCCGCTGCGCCGCGCGATCCAGCGCGACATCGAGGACATCCTGGCCGAGAAGATCCTGTTCGGTGAGCTGAGCTCGGGTCAGATCGTGGTGGTGGACGTGGCCCCCGAGGGGGCCGAGCTGCCGTTCACCTTCACGGGCCAGCCGCGCGCCGAGCTGCCCGACCACGCCCCCGCGGGCCTGGAGGGCTGA
- the folB gene encoding dihydroneopterin aldolase, which yields MNEVTIALTGIRATGYHGVFDFERRQGQEFVVDAVLDVVRPGTEDDLATTVDYGGLASALVADVERDPVDLIETLAGRLVDTCLAHPFVVGATVTVHKPHAPITVPFADVTVTCTRRKP from the coding sequence ATGAACGAGGTCACGATCGCCCTCACCGGAATCCGCGCGACCGGGTACCACGGCGTCTTCGACTTCGAGCGCCGCCAGGGCCAGGAGTTCGTCGTGGACGCCGTCCTCGACGTCGTCCGCCCCGGGACCGAGGACGACCTCGCCACCACCGTGGACTACGGTGGTCTCGCGTCCGCCCTGGTGGCGGACGTGGAGCGTGACCCGGTCGACCTGATCGAGACCCTGGCCGGACGCCTCGTCGACACCTGCCTGGCCCACCCCTTCGTGGTGGGCGCCACGGTCACCGTCCACAAGCCGCACGCACCGATCACCGTCCCCTTCGCCGACGTCACCGTCACCTGCACCAGGAGGAAGCCGTGA